The following proteins are encoded in a genomic region of Musa acuminata AAA Group cultivar baxijiao chromosome BXJ2-11, Cavendish_Baxijiao_AAA, whole genome shotgun sequence:
- the LOC135626458 gene encoding uncharacterized protein LOC135626458, translated as MFSATAACPLLRFRSLPFGCYISPSRSYRQRRPIDCIRVLAMAGSSTSAAPHRHTNRLASEHSPYLLQHAHNPVDWYPWGEEAFENARKRNVPIFLSIGYSTCHWCHVMEVESFESKEIAKMLNEWFVSIKVDREERPDVDKVYMTYVSALYGGGGWPLSVFLSPNLKPLMGGTYFPPDDNYGRPGFKTVLRKVKEAWETKCEMLERGGTLAIEQLSEALSAAAKSTKLSDELAQASLKTCSQQLASSYDPKFGGFGSAPKFPRPVEVCLLLYESKKLMENGRQSEANKNMQMICNTLQCMARGGIHDHIGGGFHRYSVDECWHVPHFEKMLYDQGQVANVYLDTFSITRDTFYASITRDVLDYLRREMIGDAGEIYSAEDADSAEHHGASRKKEGAFYVWTSQEVEELLGEYANLFKDHYYIKPSGNCDLSRMSDPHNEFKGKNVLIEREDIPSMASKWGKSVDEYCHIMAECCKKLFDVRSKRPRPHLDDKVIVSWNGLAVSSFARASRILRTEPKGTKYYFPVVGCDPNEYLEVAEKAASFIRRNLYDLSTQRLQHSFRNGPSKAPGFLDDYAFLINGLLDLYEFGGKIDWLSWAIELQATQDKLFLDREGGGYYNTPGEDPSVLLRIKEDHDGAEPSGNSVAAINLIRLSSIISGARSEDYRRTAEHLLAVFEMRLKDQGIAVPLMCCAADMLAVQSRKQVVLVGDKASAEFDDMVAAVFASYDPNRTVIQIDRSSKEEMEFWENCNPNIARMAKSTVEDKQAVAHVCQDFVCSPPVTDPDALRALLGKA; from the exons ATGTTCTCCGCCACCGCCGCATGTCCTCTTCTCCGCTTCCGCTCCCTCCCGTTCGGTTGCTACATCTCGCCGTCTCGCTCGTACCGCCAGCGCCGCCCCATCGACTGCATCAGAGTCCTTGCCATGGCCGGGTCCTCGACCTCCGCCGCGCCCCATCGCCACACCAACCGCCTCGCCTCCGAGCACAGCCCTTACCTCCTCCAGCACGCCCACAACCCG GTTGATTGGTATCCATGGGGGGAGGAAGCCTTTGAGAATGCTCGTAAAAGAAACGTTCCCATCTTTCTATCAA TTGGATACAGCACGTGCCACTG GTGCCATGTCATGGAAGTTGAGTCATTCGAGAGCAAAGAAATTGCCAAAATGCTAAATGAGTGGTTTGTCAGCATCAAG GTTGACCGTGAGGAGCGACCTGATGTTGATAAG GTATATATGACCTATGTTTCTGCATTATATGGTGGTGGTGGTTGGCCTTTGAGTGTTTTCCTCTCTCCTAATCTTAAGCCTCTCATGGGTGGGACATATTTCCCCCCTGATGATAATTATGGACGACCAGGATTCAAAACAGTCCTTAG AAAGGTGAAGGAAGCTTGGGAAACTAAATGTGAGATGCTTGAAAGGGGTGGGACTCTTGCAATTGAGCAACTTTCGGAGGCACTTTCTGCAGCTGCTAAATCCACTAAGTTATCAGATGAACTAGCTCAAGCTTCATTAAAAACTTGTTCTCAACAG cttgcaagtaGCTACGATCCAAAATTTGGTGGATTTGGTTCTGCTCCAAAGTTCCCTAGGCCTGTGGAAGTCTGCCTTTTGTTATATGAGTCAAAGAAGTTGATGGAGAACGGTAGGCAAAGTGAAGCTAATAAAAACATGCAGATGATATGTAATACCTTGCAGTGCATGGCCAGAGGTGgtattcatgatcacattggaggtGGATTTCATAGGTACAGTGTGGATGAGTGTTGGCATG TTCCACATTTCGAGAAGATGTTGTATGACCAGGGTCAGGTCGCTAATGTCTATTTAGATACATTTTCAATCACAAGAGATACCTTCTATGCATCTATTACTCGTGATGTTCTGGATTACTTGAGAAGAGAGATGATTGGAGATGCAGGTGAAATTTATTCAGCAGAAGATGCTGATAGTGCTGAGCATCATGGTGCTTCAAGAAAGAAGGAAGGAGCTTTTTATGTCTGGACAAGTCAAGAG GTTgaagagctgcttggagaatatGCAAATTTGTTCAAGGACCATTATTATATAAAACCGTCAGGAAATTGTGACCTTTCTAGAATGAGTGATCCTCATAATGAATTTAAGGGCAAAAATGTGCTTATAGAGAGAGAAGATATTCCCTCCATGGCATCAAAGTGGGGAAAGTCTGTGGATGAGTACTGTCATATTATGGCAGAATGTTGTAAAAAACTATTTGATGTGAGATCAAAACGGCCAAGACCACATTTGGATGATAAG GTAATTGTTTCATGGAATGGGCTTGCAGTGTCTTCGTTTGCAAGAGCTTCTAGAATACTCAGAACAGAACCGAAAGGAACCAAATATTATTTTCCAGTGGTTGGATGTGAT CCAAATGAGTACCTCGAAGTTGCAGAAAAAGCTGCTTCTTTCATTAGGAGAAACCTATATGATTTGAGCACACAAAGGCTACAACATAGCTTCCGAAATGGTCCATCAAAAGCACCTGGTTTTCTTGATGATTATGCCTTCCTGATCAATGGTTTGCTAGATCTTTATGAGTTTGGTGGTAAGATTGACTGGTTATCATGGGCAATTGAATTACAAGCTACACAG GATAAGCTATTTCTGGACAGAGAAGGGGGAGGCTATTATAATACTCCAGGGGAAGACCCTTCTGTCTTATTGCGCATAAAAGAAGATCATGATGGAGCAGAACCATCTGGGAATTCAGTTGCAGCAATCAATCTGATAAGGTTGTCATCTATCATTTCTGGTGCAAGGTCTGAAGATTATAGACGGACAGCTGAGCATCTTCTg GCTGTTTTTGAGATGAGGTTAAAAGATCAAGGCATCGCTGTCCCGCTAATGTGCTGTGCAGCTGACATGCTCGCCGTCCAATCGAGGAAGCAGGTGGTCTTAGTTGGTGATAAAGCATCTGCAGAGTTTGATGACATGGTGGCAGCTGTTTTTGCATCATATGATCCCAATAGAACA